The Thermodesulfobacteriota bacterium nucleotide sequence AAAGAAAAACTCTACCTGAACGGAAGGTTCGTCGCGCCCGAGAAGGCCATGGTCTCGGTCTTCGACAGGGGCTTTACATACGGGGACGCCCTCTTCGAGACCATGAAGGCCTACAACGGGCGGGTATTCCTCCTGGAAGAGCACCTCGAGAGGCTCAAGGCCGGAGCAAAAACCGTTAATATCCCCACCGACGCGCTAAGCGGGATAGAGGGCAAGCTAAACGAACTCCTCACCCTGAACGGACTTACCGGCCGGGACGCCTCCGTCAGGATAACCCTCTCGCGGGGGGTCGACTACGGGGGGTACGCGCTGCCCGAGAGGACCGCCGCCGCCCCCCTCCCCCCCCCCCCGACCGTTCTGATGACCGCGAAGGAGGTGGATACCGGGCTTGTGGCCCTGTACCGGGAGAAGGGGATAAGCGCGGTGTCGCTAAGGGGACGGGGGCCCGCCGTAAGGGGTGTTAAGAGCACGAACTTCCTGCCCAACATACTCGGCAAGGCCGAGGCCCATAAGCGCGGGGCGGTCGAGGGGATATTTACCGAAGAGGACGGAACGCTTATAGAGGGGACGGCCGCCAACATATTCATCGTGGCGGACGGGACCATAAAGACGCCGCCGCTCGGCACGGGGTGCCTTCCCGGCATAACCAGAGCGGCGGTTATCCGCCTGGCCGAAGAGGGGTCCGTACCGGTAGTCGAGGCACCCGTCTCGCTCGACGAGCTTCGGCAAAGCGACGAGGCGTTCCTTACGAGTTCCATACTCGAGGTCGTGCCGCTTGTAGAGGTCGACGGCGGGAAGATAGGCAACGGCAGGCCGGGCGGGATAACGCGGGCCATTCAAGAGGCCTATGGTAAAAAGGCCTCCGGGGGACGGCTTGACTTTAAGCCGCGGACGGCTTGACTTTTCCGGCGGATGGCGATATATTTTTTAGATG carries:
- a CDS encoding aminotransferase class IV, with the protein product MTGEKEKLYLNGRFVAPEKAMVSVFDRGFTYGDALFETMKAYNGRVFLLEEHLERLKAGAKTVNIPTDALSGIEGKLNELLTLNGLTGRDASVRITLSRGVDYGGYALPERTAAAPLPPPPTVLMTAKEVDTGLVALYREKGISAVSLRGRGPAVRGVKSTNFLPNILGKAEAHKRGAVEGIFTEEDGTLIEGTAANIFIVADGTIKTPPLGTGCLPGITRAAVIRLAEEGSVPVVEAPVSLDELRQSDEAFLTSSILEVVPLVEVDGGKIGNGRPGGITRAIQEAYGKKASGGRLDFKPRTA